The window GTTTGTTCCTCTGTTTGCCCGTCCACGTGTTTTGCTGTCCGATTTCACTAATAAATACTATACCCCAATAACACGTCAGCGCGAGTTGTGCAGTCAGTCCAGGGAGCAGCAGTGTGTGTTGAAGTAGTCAATCCAAGTTGTTATGAGCTTCTTTTGTTGAAGTAGTCATCCGCACATTGTGCTGTTCTGTTTTTGAAATAACTAATCCAACTATTGTGCTGTTTTTTTGTTGAATTAGTCGATCTAAACATTGTGCTATTCTTTTGTTAAGCCAGTCAAATCAAGATGTTGTGCTGTTCTTTCGTTGGAGTATATAGTTGTACCACTATACTATTTTCTTCTTACAGTAATTAATGTAAACGTTATAACCTTCTTTTATTACAGTAGTTATCTAAGTATTATGCTGTTCTGTTGTTGAAGTAATCGTACTACTAGATTATTTCTTTCTTGGAGTATATACTCTTACTACGATACTGTTTCTTTCTTAGAGTAATTAATGTAAACGTTAAAACGTTCTCTTATTACAGTAGTTATCTAAGTATTATGCTGTTCTGTTATTGAAATAattatactactatattaTTTCTTTCTTAGAGTATAACCTCTTACTACCATGCTGTTTCTTTCTTAGAGTAATTAATGTAAACTTTAAAAGATTCTTTTATTAAAGTAGTTATCCAAACATTGTGCTGTTCTGTTGTTGAACTAATTgtactaatatattatttCTTTCTTACAGCATATACTCTTACCACTATTCTGTTTCTTTCTTAGAGTAATTAATGTAAACGTTAAAAGGTTCTTTTATTACGGTAGTCATCCAAACATTGTGCTGTTCTGTCGTGCTGCGACGGTTGGGGAGTGCAAGAGGAACGCGTTAGACGCGACTGATTGTTGTTGGAGCATTGATGTCATGGCTCCTGGATCGCCGCGGGGCAACAGACGTCAACGACAGCCCCACGCCAACATTGAACATTTGTTTGGAAGCGAGCGTTCGACTCTTTGCACGCCCACCATCGCCCTCGACGCACTCGCAAGATCCGTCCACAGCTTCCGAGCCGAGAGATCCACTTGCTGCAGCACCCGCCACCGCCATGCAGCGCACCAGAAACGTGGGctacgacgacgacgacctctacgatgacgacgacgactacTACGAGGAAGACGAGGCCGAGGCCATGACGGCAGACGACAAGGAGCAGATGCGCACCAGCACCGCCAGCGCGCGCGAGGCCCTGGGGAGCGCGGGGTCCACCATCAGCGACGCCCAGATCCAGGAGGCGCTGTGGCACTACTACTACGACGTCGGCAAGAGCGTGAGCTACCTGAAGAACAAGTTCGCTGCGCTGCCCACGGCGCCCAAGCCAGACGCACAGCCCAAGAAGGACAAGCCTGCCTCGCGCTTCGACCAGGCTGCGAGTGCGGCTGGAGAGAAGGCGCCTGTCCCTGCCGGTAAGCAATCTCTTGACCTGTACAGCTGCGTCGAGTCAGCCTACCCCGTTGCGCCACAGCCACCTAGTGCTATGCCACAGCCACCTATCACGATGCCACTGCCACCTACCACGATGCCACTGCCACCTAGTGCCATGCCGTCAATTATGCATGACTTCTTCGCCGACGCTCCCTGGGCCAACATCCCCGCCCACAGACGCGGCGTCATCACCGTCGACCAACCATGCTTCCGCGGTGGTCTGCTCGGTGGCTCGTCGAAGCTGGCCGCGCTCGCAGCCAAGCGCAGGAAGGAGCGAGAAGAAGCCCAGGCGGCctccaacgccaacgccgaGACAGACGCTGCCGTCGCCATGCTCGACAAGCTCACGGTCAAGAGCAGAGACGCCACAACAGCCGCAGCAGCTGACCGTCCCTCGCGCATCGCAAAGTACACGGCTCGAAAACGCTCTCCGTCTCCCAAGCCTGAAGCCCCAGTCGTAGACACAGCGCCCGAGCCGGAAGCACCCAAGCCAGCCATCGAGGTCGAGCACCCGGCGCAGCGAGCCACAGCCTCCATGTTCGCATCCACTCTTTGTGGCGCCTCTCACCCATCACAACCCCCACAGACCCTGCACCAAGACTACCCAGCGCCTTACAGCCACTACAAAGACTACCAAAATGCAAGACCGTTCGAGGGCCCCAGTCCTGACGACATCGTACGAGCGGCGCAGGCGAGCAAAGGCGCAGGCACGGGGCGGCGTTGACTTGGCACGCACTTGAAGCGCGCTTTCTAAGAAATACAGGCACCACacccaagaagaagaaaccAGCGGCCGCCGCCAACGGAGACCGACTCGCCGATTCGGTCGAGAAGCTGGCCGTCGACGAGCCCAAGGTGAAGAGCAAAAACCTGAACGTCCTCGACGAACTACAAAAGAGCGGCATGAAGCGGATGGCCAACTTTGTAGTCGTTGGTACGTCACTGACGCTCCTTTCACTAGCGCCGCGAGTTAACGCCAGCAGGCCACGTCGACCACGGCAAGAGTACGCTCATGGGCCGCCTGTTGTACGACCTCAAGGTCATCGACCAGCGATCAATTGACAAGCTGCGCAAAGAGGCCGAGACAATAGGGAAGTCGTCGTTTGCGCTGGCGTGGGTCATGGACGAGACGAGCGAGGAGCGCAGCCGCGGTGTCACCGTGGACATTGCGACGAACTACTTCGAGACCGACACATCGCGCTTCACCATCCTGGACGCTCCCGGCCACAAGGACTTCATCCCGAACATGATCTCGGGCTCTTCGCAAGCAGACTTTCCCGTGCTGGTCATCGACTCGAGCACCAACAGCTTCGAAGCGGGCTTGAAGGGGCAGACAAAAGAGCACATCCTCATCGCGCGAAGTATGGGCATGCAGCACATCATCGTTGCCGTCAACAAAATGGACACCGTGGCGTGGTCCAAAGGGCGCTTCGACGAGATAACGAAGAAGATGACGGCCTTCCTGACGGAAGCCAGCTTTGCCGAGAAGCGCATCACCTTCATCCCGCTGGCCGGTCTCACAGGCGAGAACGTCGTCAACAAGATCGAGAACCCGGCTGCCGACTGGTATACGGGCGAGACGCTCCTGGAAGCGCTCGAGCGCATCGAGCTGCCCCAGCGCCAGCTCGAGAAGCCGCTCCGTCTTTCCGTGGCTGATGTGTTCCGCGGCGACATGCGCTCTCCCCTCAGCATATCCGGCCGCATCGACGCAGGCACTCTCCAGGTCGGCGACGTCATCCTCGCACTGCCCGCCAACGAAACAGCAACCATCAAATCCATCGAAGTCCAGGACGCCCCGGTCGACTGGGCCGTCGCAGGCCAGATCCCGACTCTCCACCTCACCGACATCGACCCCGTGCACCTGCGCCAGGGCGACATGGTGTGCTCGCCGCGAGCGCCCGTCAAGCTCGTCAAAGCCTTCACCTCGAAGCTGCTGGCATTTGAGCACGTCCTGCCCATGCCCGTCGAAGTCTTCCGCAGCACGCTCAACAGCCCCGGCAGCATCCGCGTGCTGAGCGCCAAGCTGAACAAGTTCACGGGCGAGGTGACCAAGAAGAAGCCGCGCATCGTCAAGCCCGGCGAAGTCGCGCGTGTTGTTGTGCAGCTGGAGCGCGAGCTGCCGATCGAAGAGGGCATGCGCGTTGTTGTGCGCGAGCGCGGGCGGACGGTTGGCGCCGGGCTGATGGAGAATGTTGCCTGACCGTTGACCATCCTGACCTGACGGTCTAAATTAGAAATTGAAGCTCCTTGAATTCCCGCCTCTCGCTTCGCCTCCATGTGATAGTGTCACAGCCAAAAAGGTGGTATTTTTTTACGCACACTTACTTGCCTTCTAAGCTACGTTATACAGGCCTATTCTCTGCCGCAACAGATAGCAATCCCATGCATGTGCAATCTCCCTACTACAACACAACCTTGTACCCTTCAATCCGCGGCCTTTTGATGTTTGTCGAGGGCCTTGTTGCGTCTTGAAGGTCTACTTTGTAGTGCTTTGCAAGGCAAAAAAAGGAGGGGGGAGCTAGTAAGATTAAAGAGAGGGGACATGGTATCATTACGTAGTTATACTTTGATCTGTGCAGAAGTAGAGAATACGTTTAGTGTAAGCTAAAAGGTGTTTTGTCTGTGCGCTAGAGAGTATGTGGATACGTGTGCTCTTATACGCTTATGCACATCAACACCTGTGCGCGCCTCTTCCGGTCACCAGCTGAGTCTGCGGATGCTTCGTCACCGCCCAGACCCGGCACCGGATCCAGATCCAGACCCAGACCCATCGAACCCCCTATCCAGCTTCTTCAGCGCCTCGGCCTCGCCGGAGCGCGGCAGTGCTGTCTTGGAGGGGAGCTCGCGCATCACCTGCTGCACCAGGTCTTCCAGGGCCTTGGGGTCGCGCGACTCTGCCGTCGACGTGGTTTGCTGACCGGCCATGTGCCCGCTGGGTAGGGGCGCGGGGGTGTTTTGGGTTCCTGCGGACTGATGCCCTGCGGTCGTGCTGCTTGCAGGCACAGGAGACGCCTGGCTTGTTGTGCTTTGGCTCGCTTCGCTCGCTACCTGCCGCTTCCTCAGCATGACCTGTCCTTTGCCATCCATGTACGTTTCGTATCCCTGCTGATCCAGCACTTCATCTGGGACTTTGACGCTAACGCCGACAGGAACGCCCCTCGCGCCGGCCTTCTCGACCTTGTCTCGCATCAGCCGCTCCTGCAGACTCTGCTCGACGGGCGTGACGGGTTTGGCGCCGTCGCGCAGCTGATCGTAACGCTCAAGTGCGCGGATGCGGTCCTGATTGTCTCGGTTTCCCTCCATAAGGAAGCGCAGACACATGATGGCGTGCTCGCGGATGTACGGGTTGTGCTCGTCGTAGGAGCAGCAGTTCAGCACGGCTTCGATGCCGCCGAGGGGCCGGATCTGGTTTTGTACCAGTGTGTTCTTCCATACAAGAGATGACAGGACGAGCACGGCGAGTTTCTTCAGGTTGCGCCATTCGAAGTCGGAGGGCTCGTCGGCGGCTTCGTCCATGTAGGGACGGGGTGAGGGCGAGGAAGGCGGTGGGATGTAGGATTCCGTGTGCGAGGGCGCGGGGTCGTAGGGCCGCTCGACGGCTACGGGGGGTGGTTGTTGAGATGCGGTATCGGTCTCTGCTGGAGCGGGAGGGGGTACGGGCGGGGGTGCAGGTGCGGGTGTGGAGTGGCGGAGAGGAGGGACGTTGAGTTGGCCCTTGGGGATCGCAGCATCCAGCTCCTTCAACAATGTGACGAGCTCATTCGCAATCTCCCAGTTCGACAGCATCCTCTTCCACGTCTCGTGCTCGGTGAGGATGGCGAAGAACTCGAGATACTGGTACACGCCCTCGTACATGCGCTCCATGTCCCATAGATTTAGGGGGAAGTCCTCGGGCTGCGCATGGCCGGCGCGGATCTGTCCCTGGAGGAAGATGAGCGCGCACGTCTGGGGGATGATGTGTCGACGGAACTCGGTGAGGAGGAAGTTGACCATATGTACATCGCCCTGGTCGACTTGCGGCGGCGCTGACTTGGCGATGCCCTTGGCTGGCTGTGCGCGTGCTTGTCTTGCACGGAATATGTTGGTCAGCAGCTTCATGATGACAGCTTGCGCGGGAGAGATGATATCCTTGGATCTGTGGACGTTAGCACGAGCTTGAGATACAAGTGGTCAACCTACTCTGACTCTCGGAACGCGTGGTAGGCGAAGGGCAGCAGCTGGTTGGCGAGGATAGCCTCCATGATCTTGACCATGAAGCGGAAGTAGAGCTCTTCCTCCCGCAGGTCCCAGGCCGCGACGAAGATCAAGAGCTCTCTCAGCAGATTCCGTCCGTTGTCCTGGGCGAGGAGCAGGTGGCAGCGCACCCCGTGCATGCTGCGCACACTGCTGAAGACGGTGGGGTCCGAGTGGTATCCTGGCTGCCCTTCTGATGGCTCCACGATACCTGCCATGATGATCATGGGCAGCACCTCGATCTCGGTCGGGCCCAGGATCAGCGGCACGTCGGTGAGCAGGCCCCGCCCCTCGTCGCCGGGAATGTCGTCgtagtcgtcgtcgttgtcgtcgtcgtcttcgggCGGCGGAGAGGTGGGAGAGGCTACATGGCTGATTAGCCCAGGACGGTCGGGGTCTGGCTCCAGACGCTTCAACAGGTCGTCCTTGCCATTTTGCAGGATCTCGGCACCGAAGGATGGCGGGTAGGTTACACGGAAATCGATCTCACCTGCCGGGGGCGACCGCTTGATGCTGGGGTCGAGCAGCGAGTCATCGGTTGCGGGCCTGGCGGGCTGCGAGGCCTCGACCGGGGCGGCTTCCTGGTCGTTGGATCCGTCAGGGTACACGGCGATGGAGGAGCGCATCCTGTCGACTTCGACTTGGAGCTGGTTGATGCTTTTGGCGAGCGCCTGGACGCTCTCCTcattctttgcgtgctggTCCACGACCTTTTTGTAGGTGCTGGACTGCGTGATCTGATCGCGGTATCTCGCGACGACATCGGCGTAGAGCATGTTCCATTTCTGAACGAGTTAGCTGGGTGATGGTGGCACGGCGCGGGACGGCGCACTCACgttcttctcctcctcgccCATGGTCTGCCACCGTCTCCGGCACTCTGCAGCGATCTCGTTGGCGCCAGCCTTGTCGCCATGCTGCATCAGCGCCTTCTTGACCTCGTTGCCCGTCTCGCCAATATACAGCAGAAACGGCGACGAGGCAGGCTGCTGAGGGATCTTGAAGGTGTCGAGGCTTCTTGCTGGCTGGTGGTCGGGAGGCGGTTCTTGCTCGTGTGGCGCGTTCTGGTCGGGGTTGAACTCGTCCATTTTGTACTTCATGTCGGCGAAGTTGGGCAGCTCGTTGTCGAGGTGGCTGTCGAACAGCTCGATCCACAGCATCAGCTTGCGCTGCTCGTTCCTCGCGATGAGGTTGTTGAGGAACTGCAGGCAGGTGATCAGCAGCTTTTTGTCTATGTTTGTGTCAGTGCGCTTCCTCGAGTGTTGATGCTGCACTTACAGGCGTTGATGACGCCCTGCCACTTGTCTTCGTCCTGCGTGCCTGCTTCGCCGTCGTAGCCGCGCGCGGTGACTCGCACACACACATTGACCAGGTTGAAGATGTCCTTGTCGAACAGGCGTTCGGCGCTCAGATTCTGCACGCGCTCGCCGTGGACCAGCACATTGCGGGCGATGCACACGAGTTGATTCAGCTTCTCGAGATCCCTCAGCAGATTCGGCGAGTAGCCGGCAATCAGCGGCCCAGACAGGCCCTCGTACTCGGGCGCGGCAGGGTCTGGCTGGGCAAAGCAGCGCTTCTCGAGCGAGGGTATGGCGGCCTTCAGCACGCCGGCGAGATCGTCCCAGAACTCCCACGACAGCCCGAGTTCCTCCCTCAGCTCGATGCGCTTCCGCGAGTCCTCGAGCGTCTTCTTGACCACGTCCCGCTCCAGCATGCGCAGTGTTTCGTCGCGCACGTACCCTGGGCTGCGGAAGTGGACCGTGTAcggggcgagggcgaggcgcAGTCTTGTGAGGTAGGGGCGCGCCTGGATCGTGTCTGCATCGTAGTCGGAGTCGGCGACGCTTTCCGCCTCTCCGCGGTCCTCATGCTCGCGGTCTTGGTGTTGGCGGTCCATGGCGCTGCGCGACGACGAGCGGTTCCACGCGTCCCACAGGCGCGTCTCGGCGAAGAGGGAGCGGTACACCCACACACGAATGGGCGCAGGCGAGCGCAGGATGCGGAAGATGTTGTTGGCGGCCAGCTTCTCCGCAATGTCGTGGTACTGCGCCAGCGCGACGGGGGCGAAGGCGAGGTCGTTGCGGCCGATTGAGTGTGCAAGATGGTCCGTCGGGGGTGCAAGATTTTCTTTCGAGTGTGTGTCGTCgtagtcgtcgtcgttgtcgtcgttgtcgtcgtcgtcgtcgtcgtcgtcgtcgtcgttaaTTGAGTGCGTGATGTTGTCAATTGAGTGCGtgtcgccgtcgtcgtcgttaATCGAGTGCGTGTCGCCGTCCAACGAATGCGAGTCGTCAATCTCTTCACTATCGCGCTCCAGTGTGCGCGCTTCTCCACTCGCAGTGTCAGGCGCACGCGGCGTCGAATCGGAGTGAGAGGACATGACGCTCGCAGTCGCAGACATTTTTGCTCGGCCTCGGGCGCGGCGGGCGTCATGGGTGCCCCGCCCCCGCTgtgctaagctaagtatgCCAGGTGCCTGTTACCTAGCAAGCAAGCAGGCTAGTGCTATCGATAACCGTTCATCGCCGCAGACACCTTCGATACTACACCACGCTCCCATGACTACACTACACCGCGCTGCTGATGTGGGTGGCAGTCATCGTTGGACTCGTATTGACTTAAATATTCATCGCCTCCACAAAGAACAGCAGCACACGGCACACGACACCACACAAGGAGCAAATTACCTCCCTGATCAAGTGCAATCGACCGCAAAAAGAATGTACGCTGCGATGAAGTAGCAATCGCGAAAGGCCACAAGCAAGCCAGCCACGTCAGAGTGCTTCGTTGGTGTTTCTTCTCGGACCCATGTAATGTGGGATTCGACACATAAGATACGTGTCCCCCACAGGCATGAATGGTTCCTGGTCTTCTTCACTTCATCTATCATCTAACCTACCTGCTCACCCACCGCATCTACCCCGCGTCTACACTGCACCTGCACCGCTTACACACGAGTCTGTCGTTTCTGactttctccttcttatcgCAAGGAGCCAGCCGATGAGGGCGTTGGGCGGGTGGAATTTATGTGGATTGGTTGCTCCAAGGAGGTGGCAGAGTTTTTGTACCTCGAGCTAGTTCTCGGTCTAACCCGTTACGTACTGACGTGCTGACGCACTGAAGCATCACCGCACTACCAACACCATCCCATCAATGCCGTCGAGAGATACTCAAAACACAATGGCCCTTGGCTCCACCTGTCCGGTGAACGGCCACAGGGTTCCTGCAGCCTGAGCACACATAATCGAACACACACCCACTCCTCGTTTTAGCTGCTCAGACTGAAGAGTATCCTTGGTAGACAGTGCTTTTTGTTATCGTCGAGTTCAAACGATACCTCCGGAAACTCCCACCAGATTCTCACCTTGACAGTGAGCTTGAGGCCAGCAATCAGTATGCGACGATGGAGAGCTTCTTGTGTTTGATTGAGAGCTTGTATTCAAGTATAGCTAGCGAGCGGAGCTATCTTGTCTGCTCTATCCGAATACACAGCAACGCGTGAACGCCAACTAAACCCTTCCACACCTGCCACCTTGTAGCCAGATTGTGCAAGTTCCAGCTACCAATTCACCCCCGAAGCCAAGCACGTAATCCCTTAACCGCAGTGGCACGAGCCGCTGAGGCAAAGTCCGCCACCTAAATCCAAGTCAATCGATATCCAAGAAGCCACGAAGTAGAGAATAACTCACAGTCAGAAGACCTCTCCCAGATGTGGTTATCGTTGCAAACAAGCTGCGTTGACATGCAGTTAGCAGAGCGTCCAGAAACGCTGCTGTACTCATAACAGCAAAAAGCCTCCCCAACGTTGACGCTGGGTTTGTCGGGATACTCACGACGTGCTTAAGGTTGTGGCTGCACACGAGGTTTCCAACTCCCTCGCAGCTCTCTCCGCGGTTGTGGTTGTTGCCCTTCAGACACCTTTGCGCGGAGCCGGTAATGGCCAGCAAGCTGAGGATGGCGAGAACGTTGAACTGCATTG of the Ascochyta rabiei chromosome 20, complete sequence genome contains:
- a CDS encoding Protein S-acyltransferase yields the protein MSATASVMSSHSDSTPRAPDTASGEARTLERDSEEIDDSHSLDGDTHSINDDDGDTHSIDNITHSINDDDDDDDDDDNDDNDDDYDDTHSKENLAPPTDHLAHSIGRNDLAFAPVALAQYHDIAEKLAANNIFRILRSPAPIRVWVYRSLFAETRLWDAWNRSSSRSAMDRQHQDREHEDRGEAESVADSDYDADTIQARPYLTRLRLALAPYTVHFRSPGYVRDETLRMLERDVVKKTLEDSRKRIELREELGLSWEFWDDLAGVLKAAIPSLEKRCFAQPDPAAPEYEGLSGPLIAGYSPNLLRDLEKLNQLVCIARNVLVHGERVQNLSAERLFDKDIFNLVNVCVRVTARGYDGEAGTQDEDKWQGVINAYKKLLITCLQFLNNLIARNEQRKLMLWIELFDSHLDNELPNFADMKYKMDEFNPDQNAPHEQEPPPDHQPARSLDTFKIPQQPASSPFLLYIGETGNEVKKALMQHGDKAGANEIAAECRRRWQTMGEEEKNKWNMLYADVVARYRDQITQSSTYKKVVDQHAKNEESVQALAKSINQLQVEVDRMRSSIAVYPDGSNDQEAAPVEASQPARPATDDSLLDPSIKRSPPAGEIDFRVTYPPSFGAEILQNGKDDLLKRLEPDPDRPGLISHVASPTSPPPEDDDDNDDDYDDIPGDEGRGLLTDVPLILGPTEIEVLPMIIMAGIVEPSEGQPGYHSDPTVFSSVRSMHGVRCHLLLAQDNGRNLLRELLIFVAAWDLREEELYFRFMVKIMEAILANQLLPFAYHAFRESESKDIISPAQAVIMKLLTNIFRARQARAQPAKGIAKSAPPQVDQGDVHMVNFLLTEFRRHIIPQTCALIFLQGQIRAGHAQPEDFPLNLWDMERMYEGVYQYLEFFAILTEHETWKRMLSNWEIANELVTLLKELDAAIPKGQLNVPPLRHSTPAPAPPPVPPPAPAETDTASQQPPPVAVERPYDPAPSHTESYIPPPSSPSPRPYMDEAADEPSDFEWRNLKKLAVLVLSSLVWKNTLVQNQIRPLGGIEAVLNCCSYDEHNPYIREHAIMCLRFLMEGNRDNQDRIRALERYDQLRDGAKPVTPVEQSLQERLMRDKVEKAGARGVPVGVSVKVPDEVLDQQGYETYMDGKGQVMLRKRQVASEASQSTTSQASPVPASSTTAGHQSAGTQNTPAPLPSGHMAGQQTTSTAESRDPKALEDLVQQVMRELPSKTALPRSGEAEALKKLDRGFDGSGSGSGSGAGSGR